AATCGAAGTGACTGCAGGATTGGCACCCCAAATTACAATCAGTTCTGCTTCTTCCATCTGTTCAGGATCGGAAGAGCATCCGATACCGAAATCGTAATATGCAGCATCAAATCCCGCTGCGGCACAAGGAGAGCCAACGATCCGCGTCGTGGGCCCCATGCTTGAGAAAAACTCTTCAGGAGCATAGTGGCCAGCGGATAAGTCGCCGGTGTATTTGTAGAGGCCGACAGGAAGTAATGAACCGTATTGTTGATCGATGGCGAGCCAGTTGTCAACAATCATGTCATACGCCGATTCCCAGGAAATGCGTTCAAACCGGCCACTCCCTTTGTTTTTTTGATACATCGGGTATTTCAGTCGGTCTTTATGGTAGACATGATCCACATAGGACAGTCCTTTGGCACAAATGCGCCCATTGGTATACGGGTTTTCGGGATCACCGGTCACTTTCTGCAACTGGCCATTTTCCACATAGGAAATCATACTGCAGGTACTGAAGCAGTTTCTTGGACAGACGTGCCGTTTCAGCTGCATGACAATCCCACCTTTCGAATGTTGTCACTGTATTGTAATGAAAATCAACGGTCACAGCTTTTCTTCTAGTATATAATAACAATATCAGGAAAAGATCGCGTTCACACAATTGTCAGTGATAAAGGAGGCGTTTGCAGTGGAAAGGTATCATTTTATCATTCACGCAGAGCGCTGTATTGAATGTTACTCCTGCAGTGCGGCCTGTTATCAGGAGCACTGCTTAACTCATGGAGATCAACCGAGAAGGACAATTCAACAGCGAAGCGGCAACAAGGATCAACCAGTCTATTTGTCGATGTCTTGTAACCATTGTCAGAATCCGGTTTGTGTCACGATTTGTCCAAACAACAATTATACGAAGCGTCGGGATGGCATCGTGACTCATGATGATACCTTCTGTGAAGGTTGTAAATTATGTGTGGAGGCCTGCCCGTTCGGTGCGCCGCAGTTGAATCTCCACACGGAAAAGGTAGACAAATGTGATTTTTGCCACGAGCGTCTGAGTGAGGGTCTGGCGCCAGTCTGTGTGGGGAATTGCCCTACGGATGCATTGAATTTCGCGAAATTACCTGAACACCAGGAGGTGACAGAGAGTTATACTGGCAATCATATCCCGATCTCACGATTCACTTCTCCGGCGATCGTCATCCGGAAACAAAGGGCGATCAAACAACACTTTCTGTCAGGTGGTTTATCATGAAAACAATACAGGATCTGCTTTTATCATTCCCGTTTAAACATGTTCATCCGGTCACACCAGTGGGCACGGATATCATCGGATTCGAAGAAATCTCATCAAAGCCGTTTGAATCAGAATCTTCGGCGTCCATACTTGTTTATCTGCCGTACATCAACGAAGCGCGGGAGCGTCTGACAGAGGACGACGTTTTGCAAATCATGCAGTTGCCTCAAGTAGTCGGAATCCTGCTTTTTCATCCGCGTGAATTACCAATAAAAGAGCAGCTATCCGGGATTTATGCCCTTTTTGAAGTGCCGGTTATTCATCTGAGCTATCCCTTGAAAGAGATGACTGCAAATAACAAAGCATTATCAACCTATCAGCTGATTCAGGATACCCATAACACCACAATGAAAGAACTCTTCGGCCGATCATTGGCTGTGCAAAAAGCGATTGCGCAACCGGTAACGGTTGTCGACCAAAATTTCAAAACCGTATCAGAGAAGGTGGA
This Salisediminibacterium beveridgei DNA region includes the following protein-coding sequences:
- a CDS encoding 4Fe-4S dicluster domain-containing protein, with amino-acid sequence MERYHFIIHAERCIECYSCSAACYQEHCLTHGDQPRRTIQQRSGNKDQPVYLSMSCNHCQNPVCVTICPNNNYTKRRDGIVTHDDTFCEGCKLCVEACPFGAPQLNLHTEKVDKCDFCHERLSEGLAPVCVGNCPTDALNFAKLPEHQEVTESYTGNHIPISRFTSPAIVIRKQRAIKQHFLSGGLS